In Anaeromyxobacter diazotrophicus, the genomic window GAGCCCGTCCTGCACGAGGTGGAGAAGGGCGCCATCCGCCGCTTCGCCGACGCGCTCGGCGATCCGAACCCCATCTACACCGACGAGGCGGCGGCGCGCGCGGCGGGCTTCTCCGGCCTGGTGGCGCCGCCCACCTTCCCGGTCGCGCTCGCCATGAACGAGCGCTTCCGGCACGCGCTCGACCTCGGCACCCGCTCCCTGCTCCAGAGCGAGCAGCAGCTCGAGTACGGCCGGCCCATCGTGGCGGGCGATCGCATCACCGTCGTCTCTCGGGTCGCCGACGTGCAGGAGCGCGCCGGCGCGAGCGGCCCGATGGACATCCTGGTGCTCGAGGACGAGGGGCGCGACCCGCAGGGCGCGCTCGTCTTCCGCGCGCGTGCCACCTTCGTCTTGCGGCGGTAGGGGAACCGATGGCGCTCCTGGCACGACAGCTCTACTTCGAGGCGGTCAAGGTCGGCGACGAGCTGCCGCCGCTCGTCAAGCCGCCGGTCGACCGCACCCAGATCGCGCGCTACGCCGGCGCGAGCGGCGACTTCAACCCGCTGCACGTCGACGAGCACCTGGCGCGGAACGCCGGCTTCCCGAGCGCGCTCGCGCCCGCGATGCTCGGCATGGGCTTCATCGCCGAGCTGGTGGCCGACTGGCTGCGCGGCGCCCGGCTCCGGCGCTACAGCGCCCGGTTCGTCAAGATCGTGTGGCCGGGCGACGTCCTCACCTGCCGCGGGCGCCTGGTCGACCGGCGCTTCGAGGGGAACGGCGTCTACGCCATCGACCTCGAGGT contains:
- a CDS encoding MaoC family dehydratase N-terminal domain-containing protein; amino-acid sequence: MLDKSLIGRESEPVLHEVEKGAIRRFADALGDPNPIYTDEAAARAAGFSGLVAPPTFPVALAMNERFRHALDLGTRSLLQSEQQLEYGRPIVAGDRITVVSRVADVQERAGASGPMDILVLEDEGRDPQGALVFRARATFVLRR
- a CDS encoding MaoC/PaaZ C-terminal domain-containing protein: MALLARQLYFEAVKVGDELPPLVKPPVDRTQIARYAGASGDFNPLHVDEHLARNAGFPSALAPAMLGMGFIAELVADWLRGARLRRYSARFVKIVWPGDVLTCRGRLVDRRFEGNGVYAIDLEVWTENQRGELVVKGLVTAQLYYSAEDDARQRAGQPPLVVTPQEEEAHLAKLSRAQPPRRTEARPPPPPPPRPPPARPAAPHPAARPAAASPAPARPA